From one Leishmania infantum JPCM5 genome chromosome 29 genomic stretch:
- a CDS encoding putative cysteine peptidase, Clan CA, family C19 yields the protein MPFPVTQEACPHAWSDSAIVTPFPGKTVHRDECAYCCRTCRQGDGVYVCMACHTGLCCEHLEKHMRVHGAHAIYTTVKKLPAKETDEVKDVNYLGVVAPAEYETAVCCADCQVRFAQVPDLAVEAYSGIINAPEPGAQDSAADGGVGRLQKPQCPHLVCLEQLASPFAVCPPTSDDICSVEMCGCNVNNWMCVTCGAIGCPRPEAGGQGHALQHYELTGHPACVKLGTITAEGADYYCYGCDDDVDDVHFAAHMAHFGIDVQTAKKTAKTMGELEYDYSSQFDFNKITEAGVSLTPSYGPGHTGIENIGNSCYLASVVQCLMSLGPFQRFFFPAKSTPHQAQCTANPYNCHHCQTERVAAGLLSGEFSREGHELTNGICPRLFKKVYAHQHPEFSTGAQQDAQEYLLYLLEEMQRHVHLNSSGSTSADNVQQQIHPSDIMEMVIEQRMQCSKCQRVRYTYETDKCLSLPIPIDPVPASSVAAAASEAEMDAIRPRCSLEDCLQAATSPSGIECRCEACLESAVYYTVTRLASFPDVLPVYIRRTYFDMTTHNTKKMDAYVEVPQKLVLEAYRGTGLQPGEVLMPASSASSARQPRLDAHVAAPQQEVDEVALVSVVSMGIEMDVARYALLQTNMNVERAIDYIFSHPHIADEIKAAPPLHAEEQEQHLAPTQSATSVSAPKPATDGAASYELTAMISHMGASARTGHYVCHIKDAATGKWLLFNDEKVGESQNPPFSLASLYFFQRQA from the coding sequence atGCCGTTCCCTGTGACGCAGGAGGCGTGTCCTCACGCGTGGAGTGACTCTGCCATAGTGACCCCGTTCCCCGGAAAGACAGTGCACCGTGACGAGTGTGCGTACTGCTGCCGGACATGCCGTCAAGGCGACGGAGTCTATGTATGTATGGCATGCCACACAGGTCTGTGCTGCGAGCACCTGGAGAAGCACATGAGGGTGCACGGGGCGCACGCCATATACACAACCGTCAAGAAACTCCCCGCAAAGGAAACGGATGAGGTGAAGGATGTGAATTACCTTGGTGTAGTGGCCCCCGCGGAGTATGAGACGGCGGTGTGCTGCGCGGATTGCCAGGTGCGGTTTGCGCAAGTACCGGACCTGGCTGTCGAGGCGTACAGCGGCATCATCAACGCGCCGGAACCAGGCGCGCAGGATAGCGCAGCTGATGGCGGTGTGGGCCGCCTGCAGAAGCCGCAATGCCCTCATCTGGTGTGCCTCGAACAGCTGGCGAGCCCCTTTGCTGTTTGTCCGCCCACTTCCGACGACATCTGCTCCGTGGAGATGTGCGGATGCAACGTGAACAACTGGATGTGCGTCACGTGCGGTGCAATCGGTTGCCCTCGTCCCGAAGCAGGCGGCCAGGGCCATGCACTACAGCACTATGAGCTGACAGGACACCCTGCGTGTGTCAAGCTTGGCACCATCACCGCGGAGGGCGCCGACTACTATTGCTACGGCTGCGACGATGACGTTGATGACGTACACTTCGCAGCCCACATGGCACACTTTGGCATTGACGTACAAACTGCCAAGAAGACTGCCAAGACGATGGGCGAGCTCGAGTACGACTACTCCTCGCAGTTTGACTTCAACAAGATCACGGAGGCCGGCGTGTCCTTGACGCCATCCTACGGTCCAGGCCACACTGGCATCGAGAATATTGGCAACAGCTGCTACCTCGCATCCGTTGTGCAGTGCCTTATGTCGCTGGGCCCGTTCCagcgcttcttctttccgGCCAAGTCGACCCCGCATCAGGCACAGTGCACCGCGAATCCGTACAACTGCCACCACTGCCAGACGgagcgcgtggcggccggcTTGCTCTCCGGTGAGTTCAGCCGGGAAGGCCACGAGCTCACCAACGGCATCTGCCCCCGCCTCTTCAAGAAGGTGTACGCCCACCAGCACCCTGAGTTCTCCACTGGCGCCCAGCAGGATGCTCAGGAGTACCTGCTCTACCTGCTGGAAGAGATGCAGCGGCACGTGCACctcaacagcagcggcagcaccagtgCCGACaatgtgcagcagcagattCACCCGTCTGATATCATGGAGATGGTGATTGAGCAGCGTATGCAGTGCAGCAAGTGCCAGCGAGTGCGCTACACGTATGAGACGGACAAATGCCTGTCCTTGCCGATCCCGATCGATCCGGTGCCGGCCTCGTctgttgcagctgctgcaagcgaggcggagatggACGCGATACGGCCTCGGTGCTCGCTGGAGGACTGCCTGCAAGCAGCCACCTCGCCGAGCGGCATCGAGTGCCGGTGCGAGGCATGCCTTGAATCGGCCGTGTACTACACCGTCACCCGCCTCGCCAGCTTCCCAGATGTTCTGCCAGTGTACATTCGCCGCACGTACTTCGACATGACTACCCACAACACAAAGAAAATGGATGCATATGTGGAGGTGCCGCAGAAGCTCGTTCTGGAGGCTTACCGCGGCACTGGGCTGCAGCCGGGTGAGGTGCTGATGCCTGCTTCGTCGGCCTCCTCTGCACGACAGCCTAGGCTAGATGCCCACGTGGCCGCTCCGCAGCAGGAAGTAGATGAGGTGGCACTGGTGTCGGTGGTTAGCATGGGGATCGAGATGGACGTCGCGCGCTACGCCCTCTTACAGACGAACATGAACGTTGAGCGCGCCATCGACTACATATTCAGCCATCCGCACATCGCTGACGAGATCAaggccgcgccaccgctgcacgccgaggagcaggagcagcatTTGGCGCCAACCCAAAGCGCTACTTCAGTGAGCGCTCCAAAACCGGCTACCGATGGGGCCGCCTCATACGAGCTCACAGCGATGATCAGTCACATGGGCGCGAGTGCACGGACGGGGCATTACGTTTGCCACATCAAGGATGCCGCGACGGGCAAGTGGCTCCTATTCAATGATGAAAAGGTGGGTGAGTCGCAGAACCCGCCCTTCTCCCTGGCGTCGCTGTACTTTTTCCAACGCCAGGCCTAA
- a CDS encoding enoyl-CoA hydratase/isomerase-like protein — protein sequence MFRYSHLIRCAAQPVVKACQVGPVVTLTINRPTQLNALNRAVSESLMENLEKYDKDPSCSAFIITGEGRAFVAGADIKSMKDRTFSEGVLSNDFQALTRIRTIGKPIIAAVNGFALGGGCELAMSCDIIVASEEAKFGQPEIKLATIPGLGGTQRLTRMIGKARAMEWVLLGNTYTAAEAERAGIVSRVVKHEELMPTAMFMAEKIASYSQIAVKLAKMAVNESQETLLAAGLAYESMVFNSTFSTHDRKEGMTAFVEKRAPQFQNK from the coding sequence ATGTTCCGCTACTCCCACCTGattcgctgcgccgcgcagcctGTGGTAAAGGCGTGCCAGGTCGGCCCCGTGGTTACGTTAACTATCAACCGCCCCACCCAGCTTAATGCCCTCAACAGGGCCGTGTCGGAGAGCCTCATGGAAAACTTGGAAAAGTACGACAAGGACCCCTCGTGCTCCGCGTTCATCATCACAGGCGAGGGTCGCGCATTCGTCGCGGGGGCTGATATTAAGTCTATGAAGGATCGCACCTTTTCCGAGGGCGTCCTGTCAAACGACTTCCAAGCATTGACCCGCATCCGTACCATCGGCAAGCCGATCATTGCGGCGGTCAATGGTTTCGCTCTCGGCGGTGGGTGTGAGCTGGCCATGTCCTGCGACATCATTGTCGCAAGCGAAGAGGCGAAGTTTGGACAGCCTGAGATTAAGCTGGCGACCATTCCAGGACTGGGCGGCACGCAGCGTCTGACGCGCATGATTGGCAAGGCTCGTGCGATGGAGTGGGTTCTCTTGGGCAACACGTacacggcggcggaagcgGAGCGCGCGGGGATTGTGTCGCGCGTGGTGAAACACGAGGAGCTGATGCCGACGGCCATGTTCATGGCGGAGAAGATTGCAAGCTACAGCCAGATTGCCGTGAAGCTGGCCAAAATGGCTGTAAACGAGTCGCAGGAGACGTTGCTCGCGGCTGGTTTGGCGTACGAGTCTATGGTTTTCAACTCCACCTTCTCTACTCACGACAGAAAGGAGGGCATGACCGCGTTTGTGGAGAAGCGCGCACCTCAGTTTCAAAACAAGTGA